The window TTTAGGGCAGCATTTTCAGCTGTTGTATAAGAAAGGGCCACCTTCATTTGTAAGGGTTTTCCCTTACTTTTTCCAAAACTCACTATTTTATGGGGAGAATTTTCAGACGCCACCCAATCCACGATGGGTTGATCAAACTCCACTTGGAAATAAACTGTCAAAGTGTTTGGCCTTCTTGATGTGGGCGAGTTGGTGACTTGCCCTTCCAGTATATAGGGTGAAATTTGTTTTAAACTTCCATCTATCATTTTACTGGGCCCCAAAATGCCTTCTAAATGAAATAAAACTGCCTGATTTCTAGCCTCGGGGAAGGTGTATTTATGTAAGCCTACACGATGAGTAGCTGTCAATTCTGCAGTTATACCATAACGTTTTAGAAAAACTTTGTGATACCCGGGTTTGATGGTTTCCAGGTCTCTGTCATAAGTTGAATAATAGTCTGTCAACAGCACCTCTGGAGCTGTGTCATAGCTGACAGGCATTACTGAAACGCCGGACATTTGCCAAGCATGAATATGACTGAAACCTTTTACAGTATCTGAATTATACCTGTAACCACTCCCCCAAGCACCATCAATTTCATGGTCGGGGCTGAGGTTTACCATTCCAAAAGGTCTGGTGGCGGCGCTAAAATAAAACCATCTCGAGTTTGCAGCATCCAAAAGAGGATAGACTTTATCAATAGGTTTAGGATCTGGGTTTAATTGGAATCCCATGGAAGGGATTACCAATACGAATGTTAATAAATTGACTAGGAGTTTTAGCATATTGATAGCTATTGTTTTTTAGAAAGAGCCAATTGCCAGTTCCAGCTGTCTCTTAGCGCTTCCTCTAAATTGAATCGGGCTTTCCAGTTTAATTCATCGTTGATCTTTGCTGTATCAGCCCAAACTTTTACCACGTCCCCAGGTCTTCTGGGTCCGATTTTATAGTTTAGCGGTTTACCGCTTACTTTTTCAAAGGCCTTGATAACATCCATTACTGTGTTCCCATTACCGGTTCCCACATTGAAAATGTCATAGAATGGTGCCTTTTTTTCTTTGAGGTGTGAAATGGCTTTTACATGAGCTTCTGCCAAATCCATCACATGAATATAATCCCTAACACAAGTACCGTCAGGCGTGTCATAATCATCTCCAAAAACAGTCAATTCTTCTCTTATCCCTACACCTGTTTGGGTTACAAAAGGAACAAGATTGGATGGTACACCTAAAGGTAATTCACCTATTTCTGAAGAAGTATGCGCCCCAATCGGGTTGAAATACCTCAGGGCAATTGCCGATAAGGCAACCTTACTATTTACTTGATCTACCAAAATGTCTTCACAGATTTTTTTGGTGTTTCCATAAGGGCTTTCCGCTTTTTTTCTTGGTGTAGATTCCTTGACCGGAAGTTTGTCGGGCTGACCATATACCGTACAAGATGAAGAGAAAACGAGGTTCTCTACATTGTGTTTATTCATGGTTTCTAATAATACCACCAAACTACTGATGTTGTTGTGATAATATTTTAAAGGAAGCATTGAGCTCTCACCTACAGCCTTGAAGGCAGCAAAATGTATCACACCTGAAAGTTTGTTTTCAGTGAAAATGCGCTCCATTAATGCCGCATCATTGCAGTCTCCTTCGTAGCAAGCGATGTCCTGACCCGTGATTTTTTTTAATCCCTCTAAAGCACTTTTTTCTGAGTTTGAAAAATCATCGATGATGATGGGCTGGTAGCCGGCTTCCAAAAGAGCCACCGCCGTATGGGAACCTATATATCCGGCCCCACCAGTTATTAAAATATTTTCCATTCTCAAATATAAAGTTTTATCCTATTCATAGAAAGAAATCAAACTTAATATATTCCTGCTAGGAAGGTCAATTATTCTTAAACACGAACGCAGCGTAGGCCTGAAAGATGATTTGAGGTAGAAAAGGTTTGTTACTAGGTAGGCATCCAGGAATATGAATAGCGATATTCATCCTTGTACATTTAATAAGGTGGTAAGCTAATTTGAGCAAGAGAAACAATTTACTTAATAAAGGGCAAGCAGTGGGGGTTAAAATGGCTGATTGAAGGGGAGAATGAATTTAGTAAATTCTTGGTCATCATTTATGGAGATTAATTGAGGGAATTCATGAATGGTTGTGGTGTTTGTTTTGGGGTCTCAATAAGTTTCTCTACCTTTGCAGGCTGAAAGGAGGTGTAATTATATGATCGTAGTAAACGTAAAAGAGAACGAATCTATCGAAAAAGCGCTAAAGCGTTTCAAGAAGAAGTTTGACAAAACTGGAGTCATCCGTGAATTGAGAAGCAGACAGGCTTTTGAAAAACCTTCTATCACTAGAAGAACAGAAGTAATTAAAGCAGCTTACAAGCAACGTATGCAAGAAGAAGAAGGTAAATAAGAAAACCTTTCTTTTTTAGAAAATATTGAGCATATTGATGTCTAATAAAACATCAATATGCTTTTTTCATTTATCAGCTATCTAGAACACGAGAAAAGAGTAAGCCGGCACACAAGTTTGGCATACAAAAAAGACCTGGACCAGTTTATGGAATTCATAAACACGGCTTTTGGAATGGCTAATCCCGAAGAAGCAGGTCATGCAGAAATTAGGGCTTGGATGGTTGACCTTATTGAAGATGGTTTAGAAGTCGCTACAGTCAATAGAAAAATAGCCACTTTGAGGTCTTTTTATAAATTTTTATTGCGGTCTGAAGTTATCAGCAAAGACCCTACTTTTAAAATCCGCTCCTTAAAAAAGGGAAGAACCCTACCCGCATTTATTCAGGAAAAGGAAATGCTGACTTTATTAGAAGAAAATAATTTTGCTCAGGATTTTGAAGGGCAGCGGGATCGCATGGTCATGCAAACCCTGTATCTTACCGGGATAAGGTTGTCTGAATTGATAGGTTTGAAATGGTCTTCTGTGGACCTTAGGCAGTTACAGATAAAAGTCTTGGGGAAAGGTAAAAAATTTAGAATAATACCAATTTCCGGTAGCCTAAAGAGCGCCATTCTACAGTATAGAAAAGTTTTTGAAGATAGTTTTTCTATTCAAAACGAAAATGATTTCTTTATCGTTAAATCAAATAGAGAGCAAGTTTACCCAATGATGATTTATCGAATTGTAAAGAAATATTTAAATCTTTTTGTCCGAAATACCAAAAGTAGCCCTCACCTTATGAGACATACCTTTGCTACCCATTTGCTTAATAAAGGTGCAGACTTAAACGCCGTCAAAGATCTTCTGGGTCATGCAAGTCTTGCCGCGACCCAGGTTTATACTCATAATTCTATTGAGAAACTTAAGGCTGTGTACGAACAAGCACATCCTAAAGCTTAAATTAAAGTTTAACTTTTAAACGTTTATTATTATGAAATTACAAATGCATTCAATTCATTTCGTCGCTGATCAGAAATTGATCGATTTTATCCAAAGAAAAGCGGATAAACTTGACACCTATTTTGATCAAATCATAGATGGAGAAGTGTTTATGAGGTTGGATAAAAATGATAAAAGTGAAAATAAAATCGTTGAAATCAAACTGAATGTACCCGGTAAACAATTTTTTGCTAAAAGTCAAAACGACTCTTTTGAAGCAGCTGCCGACGACTCAATAGAAGCCCTTCGAAGACAAATTAAAAAGCACAAGGAAAAGCTTGTTCTGGCCAAACAATAATTAATCAGTCATTTATTATAAATAAAGAAAGGGTTGCTTGTGGCAACCCTTTCTTTATTTATAGAGGAGATCGATCTATCCAGTAATACTTTTTCCCCCATTTTATTTTTTCTTCAGTTGTGTTGCCATTAATGATAGCCATAATCATTTCTTTGATATATTTTGGGTCCCAGTTTACACTAATTATTTTGCTTTTCTGAAACCTGCCTTCCAGCTTTTTAAGGTTGGGTTCGTCACAGATGATGTAGGCATAATCATCAGGAACCTCATCTATGGAAGCAAATGTCTTCATCCTATATTCCGGTCCTAATCCAATTCTTATTTTACTGGCATAATGAAGGTTCCCCAAAAAGGCAATATTGCTGTTTTTAGGGATTGGTTGGTTGGTAAAATAGGACTGAACCTGCCTACCTTGATTTGGGATAGACAAGGGGTGAGTAACAATGGAAATCGATAAAAATAGCATTAATAGGGGCAGTCCCAGTGTGTGTGGGAGGGTGGTAAGCTTACTTGATTTCCTCCATAAATAAATACTTAAAATAATCGCAATAAGCCATTGAAAATAAATCCAATAAGGGCCTCCCAAACCTATATGGGCAAAAAGTGCTACTGCCAATATCAGCCAATTAATGGCCAAAAATATTCTGACCCATATTTTCATTCCCTTATTTGACGGTGGGTCTTGTGCGATCAATATTCCCGCCAATAAAATGGAAGCCATAGGGGTTACGGGAAGCAGATAGCGTTCGTAAAAGGTGGATACCATGGCCGTCATGCCAATAATGGAAAATATCCATAATATTGCAAAGCCATAAATTGCTTTGTCTTGAATAAAAGTGGCTTTGAATCCGGATACGATTCCTTTTAGTCGCAAGCCCACCCAAGGAATAAATAGAAGTACCATTAAAAGGACTGCAAAGACAAAATGTTTACCAATCATTAATAGCCTATTCCCAACACGCATGCCCACCTGATCTTCAATAAATGAATCGAGGTAAACAGGGCCAAATTTTAAATACATGGCAACAAACCAAAATAAGGCAATAAATAAGCCGATGAAAATGGCAGGGAGGTACAATAATTTGGTTATTTTAATACGGTTCCATGGATTAAATAGCATATAAGCAATGGCTACAAGTCCTAGGGCTGCTGCCGGTAATCCTTTGGTTTCAAAGGCAAAAGCCAATCCTAAGTAAAAAAACCAAAGGTATTTCTTGGGACTATTGTTACCATATTTCAATAATCCGGTAACTCCTAAGGCTGCTAGTGTCATGAAAAAGGCCAGCAAAATATCAGGAATAGACCGGGTACTACTAAAAATGATTATAGGATGCGTGGCAATGATCCATGCAGACCAAGTAGGGAGTTTGGGGGTTTTACCAATTATTTTTGCAATATGGTACACCAAAGGGATGATGCCGGCCCCGCATATTAAAAACAGTATTCTTGAAGAATAGGCGGCAACACCTAGCGTTTTGAAACCGGCAAGAACGAACCAGTAGGTTAAAATGGGTTTCTTAAACCGTAATTCGCCATTTCCAAGGTAGGTCGTAAGAAAGTCTCCATTTTGCATCATACGTATGGCAGCATCTGTATAATACATCTCATCCGGATAGTGCAGGTGAAAATCTAAAGCGAATGGGCCAACCAAAACCAGAAAGGCAACCATGGGAAAGCCGTAGGAATTAATCCATTCGGGAGTTTTATTCATAGCTAAAAATTGATAAGAGGTAAAATTATAAAAAATAAAATGCTTGTAATGGGTATTCCAATCAAAAGTACTTTGAAAATTTTTGAAGGCATGAAGAATCCTATTGGTGAGGGTGAAGTTTGGTAATTTATTAGGAGATCTATGAGGCAGTAAAAAGCAGTATTGTGACTTACTTTAGTCTCAATACTGCTGAGTTTTATTGGTTTCTTGTTGAAAATATTTTAAACGAATGAAATTTGAAGAATCCATCAAGAATTGTAGCGCGAAAATGGTTAGCTTGAGTAGGAGGGCTATATTTTGACCCGCTTTCCCTTTTCCGCGGATTCCAAAATGGCCTCTACTATTTTGATATCGCGAAGCCCTTCTTCACCGGGCACCATAGGAGCCTTGTTTGATAGAATAGCCAGGGCGTCATCATCCATTTGTTTGGTTTGCTGCCAAGGGACCTCATAACTATGATTAATTTTACCCAATGGACTCTCTCCTTTAGCTCCCCCGTAACTAGAGTAGGGTTTCAAGTTGATATCTCCTTTTTCACATTCCACTATCATAAAATTGGTACTTTCGGTAAATGTAGTTCGGATGTCAGCAAATACTCCACCGGGAAACTCTAATTTTGCTGTAACCTCGTCAGCTAGCCCGTTTTTATAGATTTCCGGTCTGGTAGAGATTGCTTTGGCTGAATGTACAGCTATGGGCTCCATATTTGTGCCCAATCGTGCACCTTGAATAGCATATACGCCCATGTCATAAATTACGCCCCCACCCATTTCTTTTTTCTGTTTCCAATGATCGGTCCGGTTTTCTCTGTAGCCTGCTTCGCAGTTGACATATTTTACATTACCAAGCTTCTCATTTTTTATAATTGAGCGATACTCTTGTGTATTTGGTTCGTGATGCAAGCGATAGCCAATGGTTAGTTGTACATTATTCTTTTTACAAGAATTGATCATGTTTTGGCATTCTTTGCTTGTTACCGCCATTGGTTTCTCGCACCAAACATGTTTGCCGGCATTGCTGGCCCTCACCACATATTCCTCATGCATAGATGGTGGTAACACCACATAAACAACGTCTATTTCTGGGTTGTCGGCTATAGAATCAAAATTTTCATAATTGTATATGTTGTTTTCGGGTATCTGGTATTTTTCTTTCCAGGCGACAGCCTTTGAAGGTGTCCCTGTGACAATCCCTGCCAAATAACAATGTTCTGTCTGCTGTAAAGCAGGAGCCAATAAGTCAGTGCTATAGTAGCCTAGGCCGACAAGTGCCACGCCGAGTTTTCTTTTCTTTTCGGAAGCCAGCAGATGGTAAGGATTCATCAAGGCTAAACCACTTCCTAATGCAAGTGATTTAAGGGCGTTTCTTCTGGATTTCAAATTCATTGGGTTTGGTATTTTGTAAGGGTTAAAATCTAGGTGAAATGAAAAGGCAGCTTGACTTTACTGCGATTTTCTTTTTAGAATAAAAAACGAAACAAGCACTTGTTATTGAAACTATTGAATCTTCATCAAAGAAACCGATCCCACTAAATTTTGTTAGTTTTTAGTCACCAAGCTCTCGTTTTGGATTAAATATAGGCAAATTTGGCCTTCCTTCAAAAAGAACCCTAAGTTGTTAATATTAAAAATAAAGAAATTTTAATATTAGGTTTTAGGTCTTCCATTTGTCATAGCTTTTAAAAAGCCTTAATTTCGTCCAAATTTTAAATCATGACTCAGCCTGAGATTTCCGTTGTCATTACCATTTTTAATGAAGAAGGTAATATTGCGCCCTTATTAGATGCCGTATATGAATCATTATCAGCCATTGATTATGAGCTGATATTAGTAGATGATGGATCTACAGATCACTCAGTAGAGAAAATGAAGGCTTTGGCCAATGATAGAACCAGGGTATTGGTGTTTAACAAGAATTATGGACAAACCACAGCCTTGGCAGGTGGAATAGATCATTCCAACGGAAAGTACATTGTAACCATGGATGGTGATCTCCAGAATGATCCCAGTGATATCCCTATGCTCTTAAACATGGTCCGAGAGGAGGATTGGGACGTGGTGGCCGGAAAAAGAGCCAAAAGGAAAGATGGCTTTGTACTTCGAAAATTGCCCAGCAAAATGGCCAATTGGTTAATCAGACACACGACCAAAGTATTCCTTTCTGACTATGGCTGTAGTCTGAGAATATACAAAGCACATATTGCACAGAATATGGGGCTTTATGGAGAACTTCACAGGTTTATACCCGTATTGGCAAAACAAGAAGGAGCACGGATGACAGAGGTAGATGTAAAACATCACCCCAGAATTCATGGAGAGTCTAAGTATGGACTAAGTAGAACGTTTAAGGTAATCGCTGACCTTATTTTAATGCTCTTCTTTCAGAAATATTTTCAGCGACCTATTCATATATTTGGCACCCTAGGGCTTTTTGCTTTTACAGGGGGGGTACTGGTAAATATTTATTTGCTTGTACTAAAGTTAATGGGAGAAGATATTTGGGGACGGCCCATACTTTTGGTAGGGTTTATTTTGGTGCTTGGTGGAGTGCAATTGATCACTACAGGGATAGTGGCGGAAATAATCGTAAGGACCTATTATGAATCTCAAGATAAAAAGACATATACAGTGAAAGCAATTTTTCAAGGTGATAAAAAAGAGGCTTAAATTTTTTCTTAAAATCCTTCTTACCAGTCTGGCACTGTATCTTGTTTTTAGTAAAATAGATACGAAGACCACGTGGAAGGTGATTCAAACCTCTGATATAGGTTGGATATTCTTGGCATGGATATTTTTTGTAGCTTCAAAGTTGTTCAGTGCTATACGCCTGAATATTTATTTTAGGGACATAGGGCTTCGCTTACCCGAAATTAAAAATATCAAATTGTATTTGATTGGAATGTTTTATAATCTTTTCCTTCCCGGCGGCATTGGAGGAGATGGTTATAAGGTGTATTTGCTTAATAAGGTACATAAAACACCCGTAAAGCAATTGATTAATGCGGCCTTACTAGATAGGG of the Cyclobacterium marinum DSM 745 genome contains:
- a CDS encoding tyrosine-type recombinase/integrase — translated: MLFSFISYLEHEKRVSRHTSLAYKKDLDQFMEFINTAFGMANPEEAGHAEIRAWMVDLIEDGLEVATVNRKIATLRSFYKFLLRSEVISKDPTFKIRSLKKGRTLPAFIQEKEMLTLLEENNFAQDFEGQRDRMVMQTLYLTGIRLSELIGLKWSSVDLRQLQIKVLGKGKKFRIIPISGSLKSAILQYRKVFEDSFSIQNENDFFIVKSNREQVYPMMIYRIVKKYLNLFVRNTKSSPHLMRHTFATHLLNKGADLNAVKDLLGHASLAATQVYTHNSIEKLKAVYEQAHPKA
- the hpf gene encoding ribosome hibernation-promoting factor, HPF/YfiA family, with protein sequence MKLQMHSIHFVADQKLIDFIQRKADKLDTYFDQIIDGEVFMRLDKNDKSENKIVEIKLNVPGKQFFAKSQNDSFEAAADDSIEALRRQIKKHKEKLVLAKQ
- a CDS encoding glycosyltransferase family 2 protein, with amino-acid sequence MTQPEISVVITIFNEEGNIAPLLDAVYESLSAIDYELILVDDGSTDHSVEKMKALANDRTRVLVFNKNYGQTTALAGGIDHSNGKYIVTMDGDLQNDPSDIPMLLNMVREEDWDVVAGKRAKRKDGFVLRKLPSKMANWLIRHTTKVFLSDYGCSLRIYKAHIAQNMGLYGELHRFIPVLAKQEGARMTEVDVKHHPRIHGESKYGLSRTFKVIADLILMLFFQKYFQRPIHIFGTLGLFAFTGGVLVNIYLLVLKLMGEDIWGRPILLVGFILVLGGVQLITTGIVAEIIVRTYYESQDKKTYTVKAIFQGDKKEA
- the galE gene encoding UDP-glucose 4-epimerase GalE — its product is MENILITGGAGYIGSHTAVALLEAGYQPIIIDDFSNSEKSALEGLKKITGQDIACYEGDCNDAALMERIFTENKLSGVIHFAAFKAVGESSMLPLKYYHNNISSLVVLLETMNKHNVENLVFSSSCTVYGQPDKLPVKESTPRKKAESPYGNTKKICEDILVDQVNSKVALSAIALRYFNPIGAHTSSEIGELPLGVPSNLVPFVTQTGVGIREELTVFGDDYDTPDGTCVRDYIHVMDLAEAHVKAISHLKEKKAPFYDIFNVGTGNGNTVMDVIKAFEKVSGKPLNYKIGPRRPGDVVKVWADTAKINDELNWKARFNLEEALRDSWNWQLALSKKQ
- a CDS encoding Gfo/Idh/MocA family protein; translated protein: MNLKSRRNALKSLALGSGLALMNPYHLLASEKKRKLGVALVGLGYYSTDLLAPALQQTEHCYLAGIVTGTPSKAVAWKEKYQIPENNIYNYENFDSIADNPEIDVVYVVLPPSMHEEYVVRASNAGKHVWCEKPMAVTSKECQNMINSCKKNNVQLTIGYRLHHEPNTQEYRSIIKNEKLGNVKYVNCEAGYRENRTDHWKQKKEMGGGVIYDMGVYAIQGARLGTNMEPIAVHSAKAISTRPEIYKNGLADEVTAKLEFPGGVFADIRTTFTESTNFMIVECEKGDINLKPYSSYGGAKGESPLGKINHSYEVPWQQTKQMDDDALAILSNKAPMVPGEEGLRDIKIVEAILESAEKGKRVKI
- a CDS encoding ArnT family glycosyltransferase → MNKTPEWINSYGFPMVAFLVLVGPFALDFHLHYPDEMYYTDAAIRMMQNGDFLTTYLGNGELRFKKPILTYWFVLAGFKTLGVAAYSSRILFLICGAGIIPLVYHIAKIIGKTPKLPTWSAWIIATHPIIIFSSTRSIPDILLAFFMTLAALGVTGLLKYGNNSPKKYLWFFYLGLAFAFETKGLPAAALGLVAIAYMLFNPWNRIKITKLLYLPAIFIGLFIALFWFVAMYLKFGPVYLDSFIEDQVGMRVGNRLLMIGKHFVFAVLLMVLLFIPWVGLRLKGIVSGFKATFIQDKAIYGFAILWIFSIIGMTAMVSTFYERYLLPVTPMASILLAGILIAQDPPSNKGMKIWVRIFLAINWLILAVALFAHIGLGGPYWIYFQWLIAIILSIYLWRKSSKLTTLPHTLGLPLLMLFLSISIVTHPLSIPNQGRQVQSYFTNQPIPKNSNIAFLGNLHYASKIRIGLGPEYRMKTFASIDEVPDDYAYIICDEPNLKKLEGRFQKSKIISVNWDPKYIKEMIMAIINGNTTEEKIKWGKKYYWIDRSPL
- the rpsU gene encoding 30S ribosomal protein S21, whose translation is MIVVNVKENESIEKALKRFKKKFDKTGVIRELRSRQAFEKPSITRRTEVIKAAYKQRMQEEEGK